The genomic DNA CATCATTCCCCTGGCCGGTCTATTGAGCCATGCTACCGAATGTGTCGCGAGTCGTTTGGGAGACACCATCGGTGCTCTCATCAACGTCACTTTCGGAAATGCGGTAGAGCTCATTATCTTCATTATCGCACTCGTGAAGGACGAAATTCGAGTGGTTCAAGCCTCCTTGTTAGGTTCCATTCTAGCGAACCTGCTGCTTATCATGGGAATGGCCTTCCTCCTGGGAGGTCTTCGTTTccaggaacaaatctacAACAGCACTGTTACTCAAATGAGTGCATGTCTTCTCAGCTTGAGTGTCATGAGTTTGCTTTTGCCCACCGCTTTCCACGCCTCATGGTCGGACAACACCGCTGCTGATAAATATACCCTGAAAGTCAGCCGCGGAACTAGTGTGGTCTTGCTTCTTGTTTACGTCCTCTACATTGTCTTCCAACTCAAGTCCCACTCCTATCTATATGCCAGTATCCCACAACAGATCATCGACGAGGAATCACACCCTGGTGTTCTGGCCGACTTTATGAACCATTCTTCAGATTCCTCCAGCAGTTCGTCGGACGAATCCGACGATACGACAACCTCATGGACCACTGCCAAACGTATCAAGAGAGCGATGAAATACCGCAGACATCGAAAATCGAGCACTAGCTCCAAGGGCACCGCTTCCACTCCATCATTCCGTAAGCAGGTTCTGTCGGAAATGCCATCTACGGGAAGCAGTGAGACGCCCGACTCTGTTCATCGCTCAACGTCGATCCCCACGGACGATCCCGCAGCCTGTGCTATTGATTTCGGTGATGACCCTCGCTACGAGGCAGACAATGATACACACCAATTCGAACCTCAATTCCGAGACTTCGGTCAGGAGTCCAATGCGGTGAAGCTTTCCAAGAAAGAACTCAAGGCCAAACGACGTGAGATGCGGAAGCAACAGAAGCTCGCGGAGAAGGCAAATGAGGCGACCGCTATGGACAACGCCACCAATGCTCGTCCATCCTTGAAGGCTCACCTGTCGGAACCTCCTCTGGAGCCGAGTGCATCGCAGAAGGGCCAAGAGGACCTAGATTCTCCCAAGAGGCGCTCACCGTTCCGTCCTGCTATCCCATCCTTGTTGTCGAACACTGTTTTCTCTAACTCCCAAGCCCCGTACAACGTTCGGGGTGATGCATCTGGAAACCTCAACGGCCTCCGACGCACCAATTCCCTCCCGTCTCGCATGAACCGCCCTCCACCTGTCGGAAATGCGGTTCAATTCGCCCGTGGCGCAGCCCGGATGCCCACCGCTGTCAACCCGCAGACCCTCCAACCAGCGCCGGAACATCAAGAACCGGAAATGTCCCGCACCGCTGCAGTTGTCATGTTGCTTCTCTCTACTGGCTTGGTCGCTGTCTGTGCCGAATTTCTAGTGGACGCAATTCCCGAGATGATCGAAAGCTCATCCGTCAGTGAGGCCTTCATCGGTCTAAtcattcttcccattgttgGTAATGCAGCGGAACACGTTACCGCCGTCAGTGTGGCtacaaagaacaaaatgGATTTGTCCATCGGTGTCTCTGTTGGTAGTAGTATTCAAATCGGTGAGTTTTATCAATCTTGTTTTATAAGACATGTATAACTGACGATTGATAGCCATTTTCGTCACCCCTCTGGTGGTCATTCTCGGCTGGTGTATGGACAAAGACATGTCCTTGTACTTCACTCTCTTCGAGACTATAAGTCTTTTCGTCACCGCGTTTGTGGTGAACTTCCTGGTGTTGGATGGTCGCAGTAACTATCTCGAAGGCGCTCTTTTGATTGCCGCCTATGTGATTATTGGGTATGTTTATTGATTCAGTACCTCACGCTATCCAGTTCAAGACTAACCTTTCGCACAGTGTTGCTGCGTTCTTCTACCCCCCTGCTAGTCAATCTAGCGATGTTGCTAGTGCTGGGTATTAGTTACACGTAATATTCGACGGTTGATGCTAATGGATGCCGTCGGAGTTATCGCCTACTTTCTACATCAATACGAAGTTAAATGTAATAGTTATTATGTACCATGGTAGGAGAAACGGTTTGGATGAGATAGTACATACTTTTATTCCTCTCGGACTGGATCGCGTTGGAACACTACCAGAATGAATTATAGGTGTCTGAGCACCTTACGGTTTTCGGGCATCTTTTTTACTTCCTATAATAGTTATTTACTTAGGGATTTCTCTTATTTACTCGAAGATTTCTCCGTATCTGGTCTTCAGATCCGGAGTTTACGATTGTCTAGCACACATAATAACTCTGGTCCGCAGTAGTAGATCTAGATTCACGAATTGCTCCATATACTCAGATCAATCCTCTTGGTGAATATCAACATGTACACCCTCGGGAAACTGAACCCCCTTCAGGTCATCCACGGAAACATTCTCGGGGGCGACAAATCTACCCATCATTAGTAGACCCAGACTCAACCGATATTCCATAAACATACGAAGTAGTATGTATAGGAGGAAAGCTCTTCATAGAGATGAACAAGGTCTGCTCCGTGGCTCCCTTCTCCGCGAATTTGTCTTTGGTCCTGTATTTATGAGTCAGAGAGGTATATCAAAGGAAGTTTAGACTGTAAGTGCAATCGACGGTCAACATTACACTTGCTCAATGGTGCTTCCATATTGCTGATATGCTTCTGGGGAGTCGTAGCGGATTACGATTGTCTATCAGTATTAGTGTATTTGAAATTGGTGGGATGGTGAGATGGAATGGATTGTGACTGACAAACCGGCGCATTGCTCTGTTTGGTTCTTCTTTACCAGTTCTTTGGTGAGTATTGGTTATTGATTCGTTTGTGTAGTGGAAATAATATGTAGAAGGTGGGGTTCATGAACGTTCATAAACTAGTCCGCTTCTGGCCTGCAGGGAGGCTATGCTGATGACATCATCGCTGGCTAGGTCTTTATTATTGCGTGTCCAAATACTCGAGCTAGGGTCATACATTAGGATAAATATTATAATGATAGAAAGTCACATCTGGTGTTTATTATCGCTATGCTCATAGGGGGGCTTTATTGAGAGTAAACAGGTCCTCGTGTTGAATACTTGGAGATACATGTACTAGTTCGCatatttatatagagatttatCATATGAAGGCATACAAATTCTTAAATGACAGACTAAAATacacagaaacagaaaggCAAGAAGGTAATAAATGACGCAGTACTCTGAGCCTCAAGATACTTAAGCCCATCCACCTTCTGATAAACCAAGCCCGACCTTTCCAATAGCCTTGCCGGATTCAAGGATCTTATGTGCCTCTTTAATTCCTTCAAGATTCAATTGCAGTCGCCTCGTCAAGTGGCACTTAATCTTGCCAGCATCAATAAGAGCTGAAAGCTCTTCCAACATTTCTCCCTGATCGGTCTCCAGCCCATGATACAGCCTCGATCCAAGCCAACACCAGACGAAAGTTAAAGACTTAGACATAAACTGAGTACCATACATGTTCATATCGGCGGATTGAACAATCGAGCAAACCTTCCCCAGCGGTGCAATAATATCCGAGCAAACACCAAGGTACTGCGCTGTGGAATGGGTAATGTAAACATATCTGTCTCGAGAATTAGCACATATCCACTTCAAAGAACGATCAATAACTGCTCACTTGATAGGCACATCAAGctgaagctcatcaatctgcttcttcaaatCCTCCC from Aspergillus oryzae RIB40 DNA, chromosome 7 includes the following:
- a CDS encoding putative membrane bound cation transporter (Ca2+/H+ antiporter VCX1 and related proteins), with the translated sequence MDDTNGAIGASAPLLRGLDSEPLTSIPPIIVRYRHGRDGSIRFVSHTKHALCHSWVNVLLVFVPVGIAVKAVGLSAGLIFAMNAIAIIPLAGLLSHATECVASRLGDTIGALINVTFGNAVELIIFIIALVKDEIRVVQASLLGSILANLLLIMGMAFLLGGLRFQEQIYNSTVTQMSACLLSLSVMSLLLPTAFHASWSDNTAADKYTLKVSRGTSVVLLLVYVLYIVFQLKSHSYLYASIPQQIIDEESHPGVLADFMNHSSDSSSIVMLLLSTGLVAVCAEFLVDAIPEMIESSSVSEAFIGLIILPIVGNAAEHVTAVSVATKNKMDLSIGVSVGSSIQIAIFVTPLVVILGWCMDKDMSLYFTLFETISLFVTAFVVNFLVLDGRSNYLEGALLIAAYVIIGVAAFFYPPASQSSDVASAGY